The proteins below come from a single Pichia kudriavzevii chromosome 2, complete sequence genomic window:
- a CDS encoding uncharacterized protein (PKUD0B03620; Pfam Domains: DUF2467(1.2e-145)|zf-C2H2(2.2e-07)) has product MADSTESVSPQEKDNQEQNTHTDLSSNTTECSTPVQDPKKGKTRGRKKTLVGPPYVCQYPNCGKSFQRSEHLSRHKLNHNPKTIFTCSHAGCGKTFVRHDLLARHLKRHEIKLEKQKQENKPSEFLSTVVSNNFKIQTTQPSSKRKKRNDSPNNDILSQSNKTSNTNPVTVKDLVEQHSATPPLPPLSNMDLQVNSPQVATSNLNTDMTNAPSGAAPNLFSWLFTDPSSNSNNLLPTQNTEHYFNSNNPMERALQAKIDNEGASNNNQSSQPNFNSSYPTIGSNNDISNSNFLNELNEFHMNNNTHNFFIVQDDFSPASSSGYYSSTPDRMVSNHPEISNSKKENVQSDKEKGLHSFQQSQGHQVSEPLAYQFDEGLLYTLTDEQMKEFEILIPALKNNHDFTKPKFEKALKTYWNFFHPRFPMLHRPTFNSTDSPILLLLAMIVIGSKLFMCVDNITCPDNKRISQPKVLSDTIAEPLRWLLFASPFFQPPAEVWIIQSLLMLEFYEKHCSNRRLHERSHLHHGTTIQLLRRSPTLGGASTKFNNESITEDTDNWYKWIEIESMKRTTFMCFYMDAIDAICMGHQMFIYSHQIQMTMPVEDVVWESNFNQFSRNFKNSKRPQQFLIVLKNVMNGKPARTNSFGKKILLAGLSAILFQIQQRDLQLFFGLDKFTNTISENWRDLLTAAFAIWRNDVGGSCCSSKTAIENLNALGNSSQFSTSDTRCKCISYHLAHIYMSISHYDIFIVCGAPWRMNVKPSSLLERQSIKNRVFEWSKTRHCEVSIVQCYLCLFEMFLSPEDATFEYQYNYLPDADLFFRSYSLGYMVLVLWGYLYAKNRFDKIDVNHTNNKNGYLYLKKMREQFSSKSGVSLHTWYNNQPGASFYGYLMKWANVVNQIEGMENMIGLLELVGNKFVTADYAVVREIGKLLLFCKDRMIGATNKEILDDMYITD; this is encoded by the coding sequence ATGGCAGATTCTACGGAGAGCGTCTCCCCCCAGGAGAAAGATAATCAGGAACAAAACACACACACGGATCTTTCGTCAAACACAACAGAATGCTCCACGCCAGTACAAGATCCAAAGAAGGGGAAaacaagaggaagaaagaaaactttagTCGGACCTCCCTATGTCTGCCAATACCCGAATTGCGGGAAAAGTTTCCAAAGGTCTGAACATCTGTCCCGCCATAAATTGAACCACAATCCGAAGACTATCTTTACCTGCAGCCATGCTGGTTGTGGGAAAACTTTTGTTCGGCACGATTTACTTGCAAGACATTTAAAGAGACACGAAATCAAACTCGAAAAGCAAAAGCAGGAAAACAAACCTTCGGAATTTTTAAGTACTGTTGtatccaacaatttcaagatccAAACCACACaaccttcttcaaagcggaaaaagagaaacgATTCCCCAAACAATGATATTCTTTCACAGTCTAATAAAACATCAAACACTAATCCAGTGACAGTGAAGGACCTTGTTGAACAACATTCTGCCACTCCTCCACTACCTCCATTATCTAACATGGACCTCCAAGTAAACAGTCCTCAGGTAGCAACAAGTAACCTGAATACAGACATGACTAATGCACCTTCAGGTGCTGCACCTAATTTGTTTAGCTGGCTATTTACAGACCCAAGCTCAAATTCCAACAATTTGTTGCCTACTCAAAACACAGAACACTATTTCAACTCGAATAATCCAATGGAGAGAGCTTTACAGGCTAAAATAGATAACGAGGGGGCAAGTAACAACAACCAATCGTCACAACCCAACTTTAACAGTTCATATCCCACTATTGGTTCAAACAATGATATTTCAAACTCAAACTTCCTCAATGAACTGAATGAATTCCATATGAATAACAATACCcataatttctttatagTTCAAGATGATTTTTCACCAGCTTCTTCCAGTGGTTATTATAGCTCAACCCCGGATCGCATGGTTTCAAATCATCctgaaatttccaattcaaaaaaagaaaatgtgCAATCggataaagaaaaaggcCTACATTCGTTTCAACAATCTCAAGGTCATCAAGTAAGTGAACCATTAGCGTATCAATTCGATGAAGGTTTACTGTATACTTTGACCGACGAACAAATGAAAGAGTTTGAAATATTAATACCTGCTTTAAAGAACAATCATGATTTtacaaaaccaaaatttgaaaaagctTTGAAAACTTATTGGAATTTCTTTCATCCAAGATTCCCAATGTTACATAGACCTACTTTTAATTCAACAGATTCTCCAATTTTGTTGCTTTTGGCCATGATTGTAATTGGTTCCAAGTTATTCATGTGCGTTGATAATATCACGTGTCCTGATAATAAGCGTATATCTCAGCCGAAGGTTTTATCCGATACAATTGCAGAGCCTTTAAGATGGTTACTGTTTGCTTCACCCTTTTTCCAACCGCCCGCTGAGGTTTGGATAATTCAAAGTTTGCTTATGTTGGAATTCTATGAAAAACATTGCTCCAACAGAAGATTACATGAGCGTTCCCACTTACACCATGGAACAACTATCCAATTACTACGAAGATCCCCCACTTTAGGTGGTGCTTCCACAAAGTTCAATAATGAATCAATCACCGAAGATACTGATAATTGGTATAAATGGATCGAAATCGAGTCTATGAAGAGAACCACTTTTATGTGCTTTTATATGGATGCAATTGATGCTATTTGTATGGGACATCAGATGTTCATCTATtctcatcaaattcaaatgacAATGCCCGTTGAGGATGTTGTATGGGAATCCAACTTCAATCAATTTAGCAGgaacttcaaaaactcaaaGAGACCACAACAGTTTTTAATAGTGTTGAAAAATGTGATGAACGGCAAGCCTGCTAGAACCAATTCATTTGGTAAAAAGATACTACTAGCTGGCTTAAGTGCAATtctatttcaaattcaacagcGTGATTTACAGTTGTTTTTCGGGTTGGATAAGTTTACAAACACTATAAGTGAAAATTGGAGAGATCTCTTGACAGCGGCATTTGCCATTTGGAGGAATGATGTGGGGGGTTCGTGTTGTTCGTCCAAGACcgcaattgaaaatttgaatgcATTGGGGAACTCATCTCAGTTTTCCACATCCGACACAAGGTGCAAGTGTATATCGTATCACTTGGCTCACATCTATATGTCGATTTCTCATTATGACATTTTTATTGTGTGTGGTGCCCCTTGGAGAATGAACGTCAAGCCCTCTTCATTACTTGAAAGACAATCAATTAAAAATCGTGTTTTTGAATGGTCCAAAACTAGACACTGTGAAGTTTCGATTGTTCAATGTTATCTTTGCCTATTTGAGATGTTTCTATCGCCTGAAGACGCTACATTCGAGTATCAGTATAATTACCTACCTGACGCCGATTTATTTTTCAGGAGTTACTCATTAGGATATATGGTGTTGGTTTTATGGGGCTATTTATATGCAAAGAATAGGTTTGATAAGATTGACGTTAATCATACGAACAACAAGAATGGATACCtctatttgaagaagatgagaGAGCAGTTTTCAAGTAAGAGTGGTGTTTCGTTACATACATGGTACAACAATCAACCGGGTGCTTCGTTTTATGGGTATCTAATGAAATGGGCAAATGTAGTGAATCAGATTGAGGGTATGGAGAACATGATTGGGTTGTTGGAATTGGTGGGGAATAAGTTTGTGACGGCTGACTATGCGGTGGTTAGAGAGATCGGTAAGCTCTTGTTGTTCTGTAAGGATAGAATGATTGGAGCCACTAATAAAGAGATTCTCGATGATATGTACATTACAGAttaa
- a CDS encoding uncharacterized protein (PKUD0B03630), whose protein sequence is MEHQEIVATYKKEGHFDERRKEWFELLANDGPKKEKLYSLIKEIVQCKIERDPDLLTRNKGKVATLIQTEMVKAHVHRQRLRKGPRISTGTTSEDTTTSSSTTTSSSTTTSSSTRANTSIVKDRETELLELVDTLLDEVASDAQRTLPVEFKDINA, encoded by the coding sequence ATGGAACATCAGGAAATTGTTGCAACGTATAAAAAAGAGGGACATTTTGATGAGAGAAGGAAAGAATGGTTTGAATTATTGGCCAATGATGGGCcgaaaaaggaaaaattgtATTCATTGATTAAGGAGATTGTTCAATGTAAAATTGAGAGAGATCCTGATTTGCTCACTAGGAACAAGGGGAAAGTTGCTACACTCATTCAAACAGAGATGGTGAAGGCGCATGTCCATAGACAACGACTGAGAAAAGGGCCTCGTATAAGTACTGGCACAACAAGTGAAGATACAACCACAAGTTCAAGCACAACCACAAGTTCAAGCACAACCACAAGTTCAAGCACACGTGCAAATACGAGTATTGTTAAGGATAGGGAGACAGAGCTGTTAGAACTCGTCGACACTTTATTGGACGAAGTTGCATCTGATGCTCAAAGGACGTTGCCAGTGGAATTCAAGGACATTAATGCTTAA
- a CDS encoding uncharacterized protein (PKUD0B03640; Pfam Domains: zf-C2H2(1.6e-27)), giving the protein MLLKNTETQQEKCEIDTEVFNQLLQCCFDPSHVASSGIDNSSTVYPNTDTSNRSPSVKTETTNDNDLPPSCTNANSSIASSSIKSENSPYPPDMPATLLESCTPIDLNPCCVTNCQDHHNQHQHQHHDHIHEKFTDDLTEMVMLNNFFTACCNDTGDLKFQNDNNKSSLISPPISLNFNGICDESNQKLQTTTLQNTSNLRESLSNQDHQHIQEGSHKILTDPSGHHHHLLHLHHHNGKDKSQSHTHDIILHHHNSHVCSHGDPSTHHHHLLFENEINGQKVKHDFILPDCDVPIKKEEKTGGLNENTYDQCTDFLTSSICSFEELFGEKEHHNCSHHTHGSAYNNNNNNNNNNSQRHQQMRTFDSTPVKCGSASCLTKNIHHHDLKHETPVHRAHFHSNIPGHSSFLKPDGSDSYICKWDHCNDRVDGSDLEKHIFENHLQYLPLSPNGMDSGYQLQCEWDDCDFITEDSNEFLNHVPEHTKDVPKNPKNSSDSEEESAHICKWVDPESGVTCNEVFESTELLTNHLLKEHVKSGKSSYLCHWEGCSRCGKPFTQKQKITRHLNTHTKHKPFQCEICNKRFSLELMLKQHMRIHTGEKPYKCDICGKTFKTSSSLTIHLRVHSGDKPMECKICGKRFNESSNLNKHMKIHFREFKCVHCLKSFDSKLKFDRHQLLCKKKPKTCAHF; this is encoded by the coding sequence AtgctattgaaaaataccGAAACACAGCAGGAGAAATGTGAAATAGACACAGAGGTCTTCAATCAGCTACTCCAATGCTGTTTTGATCCTTCACATGTGGCGTCTTCCGGTATTGACAACTCAAGTACAGTATATCCTAATACAGATACCAGTAATCGCTCTCCTTCTGTCAAAACCGAAACCACTAATGATAACGATCTCCCCCCATCTTGTACTAAtgcaaattcttcaattgcaTCCTCCAGTATAAAGTCAGAAAATAGTCCTTACCCTCCCGATATGCCAGCTACTCTACTTGAGTCATGTACTccaattgatttgaatcCTTGCTGTGTAACGAACTGTCAAGATCATCATAaccaacatcaacatcaacatcatgATCATATTCATGAGAAATTCACCGATGATTTGACAGAAATGGTAATGTTAAACAACTTCTTTACTGCCTGTTGTAATGATACCGgagatttgaaattccaaaatgaTAACAATAAGAGCTCCCTGATATCGCCCCCAATATCTCTAAATTTCAATGGAATATGTGATGAATCTAACCAAAAGCTCCAAACTACCACTTTACAAAACACCAGTAACTTAAGAGAATCTTTGAGCAATCAGGATCATCAACACATTCAAGAAGGAAGTCATAAGATTCTTACCGATCCCTCTGgacatcatcatcatctaCTGCATCTACATCACCATAATGGCAAGGATAAATCACAATCACATACTCACGATATTATTCTGCATCATCACAATTCACATGTCTGTTCCCATGGTGATCCATCCactcatcatcatcatttactatttgaaaatgaaataaacGGACAAAAAGTTAAGCACGATTTTATCCTACCCGATTGTGACGTGCCCattaaaaaggaagaaaaaacagGCGGCCTTAATGAAAACACATACGATCAATGCACAGATTTCCTAACCTCTTCAATTTGTAGTTTTGAAGAGTTATTTGGTGAAAAGGAACATCATAACTGCTCACATCATACCCATGGATCAGCttataataataataataataataataataataatagtcAACGCCATCAGCAAATGAGGACTTTTGATTCAACTCCTGTCAAGTGTGGTTCGGCATCTTGTCTCACAAAGAATATCCATCATCACGACTTGAAGCATGAAACCCCCGTCCATAGAgctcattttcattctaACATTCCAGGACATTCTTCCTTTCTAAAACCAGATGGCTCGGATTCCTATATCTGTAAGTGGGACCATTGTAACGACAGGGTGGATGGTTCTGACTTGGAAAAacatatctttgaaaaccATCTACAGTATCTACCTTTATCTCCAAATGGTATGGATAGCGGTTACCAATTGCAGTGTGAATGGGACGACTGTGACTTTATAACTGAAGATTCCAACGAATTCTTAAACCATGTTCCCGAGCATACCAAGGACGTCCCGAAAAATCCCAAGAACTCATCCGATTCAGAGGAAGAGAGTGCTCATATTTGTAAATGGGTAGATCCTGAATCCGGTGTAACGTGTAATGAAGTCTTCGAGTCGACTGAATTGCTTACAAACCATTTGCTCAAAGAACATGTCAAGTCGGGAAAGTCCTCATATCTTTGTCATTGGGAGGGATGCTCAAGATGTGGCAAGCCTTTTACacaaaaacagaagatTACAAGACATTTGAATACGCATACCAAACACAAACCGTTTCAATGTGAGATTTGTAATAAGCGGTTCTCACTTgaattgatgttgaaacaaCACATGAGAATCCATACAGGTGAAAAGCCATATAAATGCGACATTTGTGGTAAAACgttcaaaacttcatctAGTCTAACTATACATTTACGTGTTCATTCAGGTGATAAACCTATGGAATGTAAGATTTGTGGGAAACGGTTCAACGAatcttcaaacttgaataaACACATGAAGATCCATTTTAGAGAATTCAAATGTGTGCATTGCCTGAAAAGTTTTGACTCAAAACTAAAATTTGATAGACATCAGCTACTCTGTAAGAAGAAGCCGAAAACTTGTGCACACTTTTAG
- a CDS encoding uncharacterized protein (PKUD0B03650; similar to Saccharomyces cerevisiae YKL086W (SRX1); ancestral locus Anc_2.642) has product MSLQTRNYGNIQDVPLADIIRPIMPVLDSAKIDTMVSTLKGDPTPSATCTMENIIAGELPPIDVLMVSDKGVKKYFAFGGCHRFQAYEKAGVPMVRCKVLPSTKGQLKVYLGSSVDNFFE; this is encoded by the coding sequence ATGTCGTTACAAACTAGAAACTACGGAAACATCCAGGACGTGCCACTAGCGGACATAATTAGACCGATTATGCCAGTTTTAGACTCTGCTAAAATAGATACCATGGTAAGCACGCTAAAGGGCGACCCGACACCTTCTGCGACGTGCACAATGGAAAATATAATAGCGGGGGAGTTGCCGCCAATTGATGTTCTAATGGTGAGTGACAAGGGGGTGAAGAAATATTTTGCCTTTGGAGGATGTCACAGGTTCCAAGCTTATGAGAAGGCTGGCGTGCCCATGGTGAGGTGCAAAGTTTTACCAAGCACTAAAGGTCAGTTGAAAGTTTACTTGGGAAGCTCTGTCGACaacttctttgaataa
- a CDS encoding uncharacterized protein (PKUD0B03660; similar to Saccharomyces cerevisiae YLR045C (STU2); ancestral locus Anc_5.123) — protein MSEEEFEKLPLDQLLAHKLWKARQLGYSKLRILAENNVNDPEIHDLLENPERLRKIVADPNVLSQETAIHTLCEILKRTGKQAVKTREFIVPVLVEKGIISSKIGAKNDSIECLLIYVEIDTPDPVIELMVPSLGVKNPKQVTATIKAINAIYAEFGCDVVSPKLIMEHITKMFAHSDRNVRAEASSLSVTIRSYMGDSFDVFIFPKLKSIQQKDLTKLFDKIEPGVKPKRLLFRDRERLESNVNLVQSKGDDDIVMQDAITANQEEEKFDPYELEEPVDVLSKLPTDLSSRISDPIWKERVAVLEEISKLFKVMKIKNDDFSDFIGLMVKCLKDVNLQVLSLSCSILVDLANGLKRNFERYVRTIINPLLERTKEKKRTILDSLNNVLDLCFKYGRFEDILEPIVEHMSHIAPPVKVESMHYLVRCLKELEEVPKKHEVEIIMEPAIKLLQDSQLPVRNAASEVIGVLLKMIGPDNSRYFIDKIDKRHVKKVLSICDSTTVKALRKSIHRKSPISAKTEAIPDLRNKSTVSVNDESRKVQQQHNDTSMNTSSIPSKRMATSPLKKDSIGSKSNLTSRSLKASNISNFGMASQQVKELETLRAEKLEWMSLKKNLTAELEDAKHNNETLLKDIVTLNGKLDDYHNKFTTMSMTLKSKDTQIFRLKSDLQNFQTKNIQYQQKIKMLENQLKNASTSSSSATSFSSTKPVDPVNSTDLATESNDINRRISILSIDSNNGDGSFLAREESPSLQLNQSTLYNFDDNDDGWKRATAVTNDLKAKIQMMKARTRVLDHADD, from the coding sequence ATGTCTGAGGAAGAATTCGAGAAACTCCCACTGGATCAACTTCTAGCTCATAAATTATGGAAGGCACGTCAGCTTGGATACTCTAAGTTGAGAATACTAGCTGAAAATAATGTAAATGATCCGGAAATACATGACCTGCTAGAGAATCCAGAGAGGCTTCGCAAGATTGTTGCCGATCCAAATGTTCTCTCCCAGGAAACGGCAATTCATACATTATGTGAGATTTTAAAAAGGACAGGCAAACAAGCTGTCAAAACAAGAGAATTTATTGTGCCAGTTCTAGTAGAAAAAGGTATAATATCCTCCAAAATAGGGGCCAAGAATGATTCTATTGAATGTTTGTTGATATACGTTGAAATAGATACCCCTGATCCTGTCATTGAGTTGATGGTTCCTTCATTAGGTGTCAAGAACCCAAAACAGGTAACTGCCACCATCAAGGCCATCAATGCAATATACGCTGAATTTGGATGCGATGTCGTCAGTCCAAAACTTATAATGGAGCATATAACTAAAATGTTTGCACATTCAGATAGAAATGTACGGGCTGAAGCAAGTAGTCTCTCTGTTACGATTCGTTCTTATATGGGTGATTCATTCGATGTTTTTATCTTTCCCAAGCTCAAGTCAATACAACAGAAGGACCTTACGAAATTGTTTGACAAAATTGAGCCAGGAGttaaaccaaaaagatTATTATTTAGAGATAGGGAGAGACTAGAATCTAACGTTAATTTGGTGCAATCAAAGGgggatgatgatattgtaATGCAAGATGCAATAACCGCtaatcaagaagaagagaaattTGATCCATATGAACTTGAGGAACCTGTTGACGTTTTAAGTAAGTTGCCGACTGATTTATCATCTAGAATATCTGATCCTATTTGGAAGGAAAGAGTAGCAGTGCTTGAGGAAATTAGCAAGCTTTTCAAAGTGatgaaaattaaaaatgaCGATTTTTCTGACTTTATTGGATTGATGGTAAAATGTCTAAAAGATGTCAACCTTCAGGTCCTTTCTCTCTCCTGTAGTATACTGGTAGATTTAGCTAATGGGTTGAAACgtaattttgaaagatatgTCCGTACAATCATCAATCCCTTACTTGAAAGAaccaaagagaagaagaggacAATTTTGGATTCATTAAACAATGTTTTAGACCTATGTTTTAAATAtggaagatttgaagatattctAGAGCCTATAGTGGAACATATGTCACATATTGCACCCCCAGTTAAAGTCGAAAGTATGCATTATCTGGTTAGATGTTTGAAAGAACTTGAAGAGGTGCCCAAAAAGCATGAAGTTGAAATCATTATGGAGCCTGCTATAAAACTACTACAGGATTCTCAGCTACCTGTTAGAAACGCTGCTTCGGAAGTTATAGGTGTCCTACTAAAAATGATAGGTCCAGATAATTCGAGATACTTTATAgataaaattgacaaaAGGCATGTCAAAAAAGTCTTAAGTATCTGTGATTCGACGACGGTTAAAGCCCTTCGTAAAAGTATCCACCGAAAATCTCCAATAAGTGCCAAAACAGAAGCTATCCCTGACTTAAGAAATAAATCTACAGTCTCGGTAAATGATGAGAGTAGAAAAGTACAACAGCAACACAATGATACTTCAATGAACACCTCATCGATCCCTTCCAAAAGAATGGCTACTTCCCCATTGAAAAAGGATAGCATAGGCTCGAAGAGTAACCTAACCTCAAGGTCCTTGAAAGCATCCAATATTAGTAATTTTGGGATGGCGTCTCAGCAAGTGAAAGAGTTGGAAACATTACGAGCTGAGAAATTAGAGTGGATGTCCCTTAAGAAGAACTTGACTGCTGAACTTGAAGACGCAAAGCATAATAATGAGACTCTACTGAAAGACATAGTCACGCTAAATGGGAAGCTGGATGACTACCACAACAAGTTCACAACAATGAGTATGACCCTCAAATCTAAAGATACGCAAATCTTCCGACTTAAAAGTGATTTGCAGAATTTCCAAACTAAAAACATTCAGTATCAgcagaaaataaaaatgcTGGAAAACCAATTGAAGAACGCCTCtacatcatcttcatctgctacttctttttcttcaactaaACCTGTGGACCCCGTGAACAGCACCGACTTGGCTACAGAATCCAATGATATCAATAGAAGGATATCTATTCTAAGTATTGACTCGAACAATGGAGATGGTTCATTTCTTG